The following are from one region of the Trichoderma breve strain T069 chromosome 5, whole genome shotgun sequence genome:
- a CDS encoding aminotransferase class-III domain-containing protein produces the protein MPVNQFVAKSHVLHRALAYEPQKIVSGSGISFTLESGKVVYDASAGPSVSVLGHHQPEVTKAIVDQLDKIAYVYSGSRYTCDASESLAAELLKDAPGGLVKAIFVNSVGQPKRINFIARKQSYHGNTLGALSVSGHESRRAYYRPWIANNVSFVDPCYSYRAKGESETDAQYVERLKLQLEDEFLRLGPDTVAAFVAETVSGTTLGCVPPVPGYFKAVHEICDKYGALLILDEIMCGMGKTGTMHAWEQEGIRGPDIQMIGKALGGAGGTMVLAHGHTFQAHPTACAAALAVQKIIKRENILNHVASMGRLLETELNNEIGPLAHVGNIRGRGLFWAVEFMRDAATKTPFPVEHNFSNRIVEVAAELGLNVLGNLGKTGKIDVELVILAPPYIVTEEEIKAIVGILKKAILAVTEEHVLRYGINGFHK, from the exons ATGCCGGTCAATCAATTCGTCGCCAAATCACATGTTCTTCATCGTGCCTTGGCATACGAACCACAGAAGATTGTGTCAGGCTCAGGCATCTCCTTTACTCTAGAATCCGGCAAGGTTGTCTATGATGCTTCTGCTGGgccctccgtctccgtcttggGGCATCATCAGCCCGAAGTTACAAAGGCTATCGTCGATCAACTTGACAAGATAGCTTATGTCTATTCTGGAAGTCGGTATACTTGCGATGCTTCTGAGTCTCTGGCTGCCGAACTCTTGAAAGACGCCCCCGGAGGCCTGGTCAAGGCTATTTTCGTCAACTCCG TCGGACAGCCTAAACGAATCAACTTTATTGCTAGAAAGCAAAGTTATCACGGCAACACTCTCGGTGCGCTGAGCGTCTCCGGCCACGAATCGCGTCGTGCTTATTATCGCCCCTGGATTGCTAATAATGTCAGCTTTGTTGATCCATGTTATAGCTACAGGGCAAAGGGGGAGTCCGAAACCGATGCTCAATATGTCGAAAGATTGAAGTTGCAGCTAGAGGACGAATTCTTGCGCTTGGGTCCGGATACCGTTGCAGCATTTGTTGCCGAGACGGTCAGCGGGACAACACTTGGATGCGTACCCCCGGTACCTGGATATTTCAAGGCTGTTCACGAAATTTGTGATAAATACGGAGCTTTGTTGATACTTGATGAG ATCATGTGCGGTATGGGAAAGACAGGCACGATGCACGCCTGGGAGCAGGAAGGCATCAGAGGGCCAGACATTCAGATGATTGGAAAAGCATTAGGAGGAG CTGGAGGCACCATGGTGCTCGCTCACGGCCATACTTTCCAAGCTCACCCAACAGCTTGCGCGGCGGCCCTCGCTGTGCAAAAGATCATCAAGCGGGAAAACATCCTGAATCATGTTGCAAGTATGGGCCGGTTGCTTGAGACAGAGTTGAACAATGAAATTGGCCCTTTGGCACACGTTGGAAATATACGTGGAAGAGGGTTGTTCTGGGCTGTCGAGTTTATGCGTGATGCAGCTACCAAAACTCCATTCCCTGTTGAGCACAATTTCTCGAACCGAATAGTAGAAGTTGCAGCAGAATTGGGCCTGAATGTTTTGGGAAATTTGGGCAAGACTGGCAAGATTGATGTAGAACTAGTCATTCTGGCGCCGCCATACATTGTTACAGAggaggagatcaaggccattgtcgGAATTCTGAAGAAGGCAATTCTAGCTGTGACGGAGGAGCACGTCCTTCGCTACGGTATCAACGGCTTTCATAAATAG
- a CDS encoding alpha amylase, catalytic domain-containing protein has translation MQAPDWWRDTVVYQIYPVSFKDTTGNGKGDLNGITSKLLYLKDLGVEVVWLSPVYASPMVDMGYDISNYREIHPDFGSMADWERMVEEAHRIGLKVVMDLVVNHTSDQHEWFQDAKNGGSKKDWYIWRGKNKEGKEPNNWGAIFGGSCWEWNDKVQEYYLHVFDVSQPDLNWENPVVREAVWDVMRFWLDKGCDGFRMDVINCISKTPGFPDAPVTDPQNPYQYGLIHRFNGPKVADYLLEMHEKVLRYYPNAFTVGEAPGVKSAEQALPLVKNGVPLQMLFHFEHMYIDHQPGKTCFNYKPWKLTELKDVLGRFMEFNQANGGWDGLYLENHDQPRIVSRWANDGLYRDVSAKMLALFHATGRGTLFLYQGQEIGMANPASWDFDELRDLEEIQYYEAVQAKNGDIQDALKQIQRIGRDNSRTPMQWNAHTNAGFTSGTPWIKVNQDYKEWNVETQSTSSGMSVLKFWKLVLKTRKEHPGLIRGKFEMVDYENENVYAYTRTDAAGQYLIVCSFSEKQVEWKCPVARGSLLLGNYVEKDSETGDLLILQPYEGRVYCLPTN, from the exons ATGCAGGCACCCGATTGGTGGCGCGACACAGTCGTATACCAAATCTATCCTGTGTCATTCAAAGACACTACTGGGAATGGAAAAGGCGacctcaatggcatcacgTCCAAGTTACTGTATCTCAAGGATCTCGGTGTTGAAGTAGTATGGCTATCTCCAGTATATGCATCACCAATGGTTGATATGGGATACGACATCTCCAACTATCGAGAGATACATCCGGACTTTGGCTCTATGGCAGACTGGGAGCGCAtggtggaagaagcccaTCGGATAGGATTAAAGGTCGTCATGGATCTAGTCGTCAACCATACCTCAGATCAGCATGAATGGTTTCAGGATGCCAAAAATGGGGGTTCAAAAAAAGATTGGTATATATGGCGGGGGAAGaacaaagaaggaaaggagCCCAACAATTGGGGCGCCATCTTCGGTGGCTCATGCTGGGAATGGAACGACAAAGTGCAGGAGTACTATCTTCATGTCTTCGACGTCTCGCAACCTGACCTCAACTGGGAAAACCCTGTGGTCCGAGAGGCTGTATGGGACGTCATGCGCTTTTGGCTAGATAAAGGCTGCGATGGGTTCAGAATGGATGTCATCAactgcatctccaagacacCGGGGTTTCCAGATGCACCCGTCACTGATCCTCAAAATCCTTATCAATACGGCTTAATCCATCGTTTCAACGGACCAAAAGTAGCAGACTATTTACTTGAGATGCACGAAAAGGTCCTTCGATACTATCCCAATGCGTTCACGGTTGGAGAGGCGCCAGGAGTCAAGAGCGCAGAGCAAGCACTGCCACTGGTTAAAAACGGCGTTCCTCTTCAG ATGCTCTTCCACTTTGAACACATGTACATCGATCACCAGCCTGGCAAAACGTGCTTCAACTACAAGCCATGGAAACTCACTGAATTGAAGGATGTTCTCGGAAGGTTTATGGAGTTCAATCAAGCTAATGGTGGGTGGGATGGCCTGTACTTGGAGAATCATGATCAGCCACGGATTGTTAGTCGATGGGCAAATGACGGCTTATATCGCGATGTATCTGCCAAGATGTTGGCGCTCTTCCACGCCACAGGTAGAGGCACCCTGTTTCTCTaccaagggcaagaaatCGGCATGGCCAATCCGGCCTCTTGGGATTTCGATGAGCTCCGAGATTTGGAGGAAATACAGTATTATGAAGCTGTTCAGGCTAAGAATGGAGATATCCAAGATGCTCTGAAGCAAATCCAGCGAATTGGACGAGACAACTCACGGACACCGATGCAGTGGAATGCGCATACGAACGCAGGGTTTACTTCCGGCACGCCTTGGATCAAAGTGAACCAAGACTACAAAGAATGGAATGTTGAAACACAATCGACAAGCTCTGGTATGAGCGTGCTCAAATTCTGGAAGCTTGTGCTCAAGACCAGAAAAGAGCACCCTGGCCTAATTCGTGGCAAATTTGAAATGGTCGACTATGAGAACGAGAACGTCTACGCCTACACTAGGACAGACGCTGCAGGACAATACCTAATTGTTTGTTCGTTTTCTGAAAAGCAAGTGGAATGGAAGTGTCCAGTAGCTCGTGGCAGCTTATTGCTTGGGAACTACGTGGAGAAAGATAGCGAGACGGGGGATTTATTGATTTTGCAGCCGTACGAAGGGCGAGTGTATTGTCTGCCGACAAATTAG
- a CDS encoding carbon-nitrogen hydrolase domain-containing protein, whose product MPEKIKVAVVQLYSKPLEIDANFTKSCRFIRQAAEQGAQLVVLPEYHLNGYLPDEPIYIKQAARCQEYLDQYCALARELSICLVPGTLVERHPATDETASIGSKKLSSVDGDYHLFNTSYFISHDGEILGSYRKKNLWHTERLHQSRGEKKHSAISTPLGKVGILICWDLAFPEAFRELVRDGADIIIVPTCWTLDESSSYGLKLNPDYESLVLNTMITARCFENSCAVVFANAGGPPNTFVGLSQVTMPFIGPVNRMWDSSEGFFIADIDMEVLQEAELNYKVREDMTSKDWHY is encoded by the exons ATGCCGGAAAAGATTAAAGTCGCAGTTGTTCAGCTGTATTCTAAG CCGCTTGAGATAGACGCCAATTTTACAAAGTCCTGTCGCTTCATCCGACAAGCAGCTGAACAGGGAGCTCAGCTTGTCGTTCTTCCAGA ATACCATCTAAACGGGTATTTACCTGACGAACCCATATAcatcaagcaagcagcacGATGTCAAGAATACCTGGACCAATACTGTGCGTTGGCGCGGGAGCTTAGCATTTGTCTTGTCCCAGGAACCCTAGTTGAGCGGCATCCAGCTACAGATGAGACTGCGTCTATTGGCAGTAAGAAATTGAGCAGTGTAGACGGAGATTACCATTTGTTCAACACCTCCTACTTTATCTCGCACGATGGGGAGATTCTAGGATCTTATCGGAAGAAGAACCTATGGCATACCGAACGTCTTCACCAATCTCGAggtgagaagaagcactCTGCGATATCTACTCCGTTGGGGAAAGTAGGAATCTTAATCTGTTGGGATCTTGCTTTCCCAGAAGCATTTCGAGAGTTGGTAAGAGATGGTGCAGATATCATCATTGTGCCGACTTGTTGGACCCTCGATGAATCAAGTTCTTATGGACTGAAACTAAATCCCGACTACGAAAGTCTTGTGCTCAACACAATGATCACAGCTCGTTGCTTTGAAAATAGCTGTGCTGTTGTATTCGCAAATGCCGGCGGACCCCCAAACACGTTTGTTGGGTTATCACAGGTCACCATGCCATTTATAGGTCCTGTGAATCGTATGTGGGACAGTTCAGAGGGTTTCTTCATTGCCGATATTGATATGGAGGTGTTGCAGGAGGCGGAACTCAACTATAAAGTGAGAGAAGACATGACAAGCAAGGATTGGCATTATTAA